In the Colletotrichum lupini chromosome 1, complete sequence genome, one interval contains:
- a CDS encoding HET domain-containing protein yields MDLFQYETLDLTGKSFRLLMLHPRSTGEISCNIFEASLDSDGIIPYEALSYAWGRIDLAASIIANGKTLRITNNLFTALSYLRDNHVNKVLWIDAVCIDQNNVAERGHQVGQMAGIYRGAEQVIIWLGPPTHETNLLLGCLKELQKSLIRQKSRDDLVQAQEQWSKIRQNSELDQAVLVDLQRKGLISLLRETWFTRIWVLQEVSNARAASIYCGRRSIQAYMLNIAAKLVGVVPDAGCQAVLDLLPDSFTQRSPRKDFLIALLQKFRNSKASDPRDMVYALLAIASDVSQSDSGSLLSPDYFKTEEDLVQDLKTYLFLDSQYFCIIPERSMESFLGALPERIAAILQSVVMAGVTSHVLTLLERGQKFTVSEVDVHEMWKRKGLGTSKVLSNLAQIEHQNFHFSLEGVESSFQFFDLATAQSLLGRFGERIQINQHLAAALLRRKDDRDLIIMLLIKWNKPFIPLTQDGLTALVKVIDPASLQMLLKKQTQVYQITDKVLEKASRNRKEGKIIPILLDSVGDRTEFEMSGLLWLLRFLDKTALLPLLKLEFKKISVVGLGHPPNESVRWSTQLLFDFGSSADWKKIKYIREKTGPHEIFDVKAFRMEAEFINGLRVNATLDWLYYCGIPGHLPNIAVNNCPLDMQPWFVSPKHWLFTLSERPTGLPLSSAIHHCKTLQVRNSARFLCVDASIQLVRFACMKHGYNAGEAKVQKTDSLANHFQERLSQ; encoded by the exons ATGGACCTGTTCCAATACGAAACCCTAGACCTCACGGGGAAATCCTTCCGGTTACTTATGCTCCATCCTAGATCCACCGGCGAGATATCCTGCAATATCTTTGAAGCAAGCCTGGACTCCGACGGCATTATCCCCTACGAAGCCTTATCATATGCCTGGGGCCGCATTGACCTCGCAGCCTCCATCATCGCAAACGGGAAGACCCTCCGTATTACGAACAACTTATTCACTGCTTTGAGTTATCTCCGAGACAACCATGTAAACAAAGTCTTGTGGATCGACGCTGTCTGTATCGACCAAAACAACGTCGCAGAGCGAGGTCACCAGGTCGGACAGATGGCTGGCATCTACAGAGGCGCTGAACAGGTCATCATATGGCTTGGCCCGCCCACACATGAGACGAACCTCTTGCTGGGGTGCCTCAAAGAGCTACAGAAAAGCTTGATCCGTCAGAAAAGCCGAGACGACCTTGTCCAGGCACAAGAGCAATGGTCAAAGATACGACAGAACTCCGAACTAGATCAGGCTGTCCTCGTCGATCTGCAACGGAAGGGGCTTATTTCTCTCCTTAGGGAGACCTGGTTCACGAGGATATGGGTTCTACAGGAAGTTTCGAATGCACGGGCAGCTTCGATCTATTGTGGCAGACGGTCCATTCAGGCTTACATGCTCAATATTGCCGCGAAGCTCGTCGGCGTCGTCCCCGATGCCGGATGTCAAGCTGTTCTGGACCTTCTTCCGGACTCCTTTACTCAGAGATCCCCAAGAAAGGACTTTCTCATTGCCTTATTGCAAAAGTTTCGAAACAGCAAGGCGAGCGACCCTCGGGATATGGTTTACGCCCTATTAGCAATAGCGTCCGACGTATCGCAGAGCGACTCGGGATCACTACTATCGCCAGACTACTTCAAAACTGAAGAGGATCTGGTGCAAGACCTCAAGACATACCTGTTCCTTGATTCGCAATATTTCTGTATTATTCCCGAGCGATCCATGGAATCCTTTCTCGGAGCGCTGCCTGAACGAATAGCAGCGATACTGCAAAGCGTTGTGATGGCGGGGGTCACGAGCCACGTTCTCACGCTTCTTGAGAGGGGCCAAAAATTCACCGTCAGTGAGGTCGACGTTCATGAAATGTGGAAAAGAAAAGGCCTGGGAACTTCAAAGGTTCTTTCTAATCTAGCTCAAATTGAGCATCAAAACTTCCACTTCAGCCTAGAAGGCGTAGAGTCGTCGTTTCAGTTTTTCGATCTTGCAACTGCGCAAAGTCTTCTAGGCCGCTTTGGAGAACGCATACAGATCAATCAGCATCTTGCCGCAGCCTTGCTACGGCGAAAAGACGACAGGGATCTAATCATCATGTTGCTGATCAAATGGAATAAGCCTTTTATTCCATTAACGCAAGATGGATTGACCGCTTTAGTGAAGGTTATCGATCCGGCGTCGTTACAAATGCTTCTCAAGAAACAAACACAAGTATATCAAATCACGGACAAAGTTCTTGAAAAAGCTTCCCGCAATCGGAAAGAGGGCAAGATCATCCCGATACTCCTCGATTCGGTCGGCGATCGAACCGAGTTCGAAATGAGTGGGTTGCTGTGGTTGCTGCGCTTTTTGGACAAGACTGCATTACTGCCGTTGCTCAAGTTGGAGTTCAAAAAAATCAGCGTCGTTGGTTTGGGGCACCCTCCTAATGAGAGTGTCCGCTGGTCCACGCAATTATTATTTGACTTTGGCTCAAGTGCGGACTGGAAGAAGATCAAATACATCAGAGAGAAGACGGGTCCTCATGAGATATTTGATGTTAAGGCGTTCAGAATGGAGGCGGAATTCATCAACGGTTTGCGTGTGAATGCAACCCTTGACTGG CTCTATTACTGTGGTATACCTGGCCACTTGCCCAATATCGCCGTCAATAATTGCCCGCTCGACATGCAGCCGTGGTT TGTCAGCCCTAAGCATTGGCTTTTTACACTTTCCGAAAGGCCCACTGGATTGCCTTTGTCTTCAGCAATCCATCACTGCAAGACACTGCAAGTTCGAAATAGCGCGAGATTCCTCTGTGTAGATGCTTCCATACAATTGGTGAGATTCGCCTGCATGAAGCATGGCTACAATGCGGGCGAGGCAAAGGTCCAAAAGACAGATTCACTGGCGAACCATTTCCAAGAACGGCTCAGCCAATAA
- a CDS encoding HET domain-containing protein — MEPFQYEPLDLGIRSFRLLILYPGDDDIRCDIFQAVLEPDDIIPYEALSYAWGGIDRTETITASGKRLPVTERLFTALVHLRTNEMRILWVDAICIDQDNIAERGHQVGQMAGIYRQAEQVLIWLGPGTPDTVLLMQGLQFLHHESIRRKCRDDIAWARTRWQCLQMDKGFSALARDSFPRGLLHMLQQAWFTRIWVLQEVSYARVASICCGDFSVPAYIFVMATQLIKNEDNAIFELGDQRQTLLDLMPSPSNKRITRKRSLHTLLQKFRESEATDPRDMVYALLSIASDTPKDANNTPLVPDYFKTETTLIRDLLWYLSCGNSVQHEILDTDLRLRAFLKMLPAVTDASFESCIGNGNLDGIEELLARGQSFEITRKAISALGSRVGIVLTNLRLPDEELCINRYAT, encoded by the coding sequence ATGGAGCCATTCCAGTACGAGCCCCTTGACCTGGGAATAAGGTCATTTCGACTCCTCATTCTTTACCCCGGAGATGACGACATCCGATGCGACATATTCCAGGCGGTTCTTGAGCCCGACGACATCATTCCATATGAGGCCCTCTCATACGCATGGGGTGGGATCGACCGCACCGAGACCATCACTGCTAGTGGCAAACGGCTACCCGTCACAGAGAGATTATTCACAGCCCTGGTTCATCTTCGAACCAACGAGATGAGAATACTTTGGGTCGATGCGATTTGCATCGACCAAGACAACATTGCTGAGCGAGGTCATCAGGTAGGACAGATGGCTGGGATATACAGGCAAGCAGAGCAGGTCCTCATCTGGTTAGGGCCCGGGACACCCGACACGGTACTTTTGATGCAGGGCTTGCAATTTCTCCATCATGAATCCATACGTCGAAAGTGCCGGGACGATATAGCGTGGGCTAGAACTCGGTGGCAATGCCTTCAGATGGATAAAGGCTTCTCTGCGCTTGCAAGGGACTCTTTCCCAAGAGGTTTGCTACATATGTTGCAGCAAGCGTGGTTCACAAGAATATGGGTGTTGCAAGAAGTATCCTATGCCCGAGTGGCTTCAATCTGCTGCGGGGATTTCTCTGTTCCCGCATACATTTTCGTCATGGCGACACAGCTCATCAAGAATGAGGACAACGCAATCTTCGAGCTCGGCGACCAGCGACAGACCCTCCTTGACCTCATGCCAAGCCCATCAAACAAAAGAATTACGAGAAAGAGGAGTTTGCATACTCTGCTACAGAAGTTCCGTGAAAGTGAAGCAACGGATCCCCGCGACATGGTTTACGCACTCCTTAGCATTGCATCTGATACGCCGAAAGACGCGAACAACACTCCACTGGTGCCTGACTACTTTAAGACCGAAACAACGCTCATCAGAGATCTACTGTGGTACCTATCCTGTGGGAATTCCGTCCAACACGAGATACTCGACACCGATTTACGACTACGTGCGTTTCTCAAGATGTTACCAGCAGTGACTGATGCTAGCTTCGAAAGCTGTATAGGCAATGGCAACCTAGATGGCATCGAGGAATTGCTTGCTAGGGGTCAGAGCTTTGAGATCACCCGGAAGGCCATTTCAGCATTAGGAAGCAGGGTAGGCATTGTTTTGACTAACCTCAGACTTCCGGACGAGGAACTATGTATCAATAGGTATGCGacatag
- a CDS encoding acetylornithine aminotransferase — protein sequence MAFRAPLRLQLAKCQPRLAVASRINSRALSSAAAAATSDVKSNFGVGVPMKSRTIRVTHHQTDTENEYKQSSVPNPDPTEDSPSAALVREHAPYMVATYARPPPVFVQGQGSLLWDVEGRKYLDFTAGIAVNALGHCDPELTQILTEQGSTLMHASNLYYNPWTGALSKLLIEKTREAGAMHDANSVFVCNSGSEANEAAIKFARKAAKVSQPSGDKYEVVSFNNAFHGRTMGSLSATHNPKYQEPFAPMLPGFKLGAFNDVAAINETVTEKTCGVIVEPIQGEGGVTPATDEFLIALAKRCREVGAVLIYDEIQCGLSRTGTFWAHTHLPKEAHPDIITTAKALGNGFPIGATIVNSNVSEKIKVGDHGTTFGGNPLACRLAHNIVSRLADPGLQKAVAAKAEIFKTRFDALRERFPDLIKEVRGRGLILGLQLTQDPTPIVKAARERGLLIITAGTNTLRFVPPLTITEKEIQQGLDIVEEAISVTRS from the exons ATGGCGTTCCGTGCTCCTCTGCGACTTCAATTGGCAAAGTGCCAGCCTCGTCTGGCCGTCGCCTCGCGCATCAACTCCCGCGCACTCTCTTCTGCGGCTGCGGCCGCCACAAGCGACGTCAAGAGCAACTTCGGCGTAGGTGTTCCCATGAAGTCACGAACTATTCGAGTGACTCACCACCAGACTGACACTGAAAATGAGTATAAGCAGTCATCAGTACCCAACCCCGATCCGACCGAAGACTCCCCGAGCGCCGCTCTCGTCCGCGAACATGCGCCATACATGGTCGCCACATACGCCCGCCCGCCTCCCGTCTTCGTACAAGGCCAAGGTTCTCTCCTGTGGGATGTCGAGGGCAGGAAATACCTCGACTTCACCGCTGGTATCGCCGTCAATGCCTTGGGACACTGCGATCCTGAGCTGACCCAGATTCTGACCGAGCAG GGTAGCACGCTCATGCACGCCTCGAACCTCTACTACAACCCCTGGACCGGCGCCCTGTCCAAGCTGCTGATAGAGAAGACCCGCGAGGCCGGTGCCATGCACGACGCCAACTCGGTGTTTGTCTGCAACTCCGGCTCCGAGGCCAACGAGGCCGCCATCAAGTTCGCCAGGAAGGCCGCCAAGGTCAGCCAGCCCTCAGGTGACAAGTACGAGGTCGTCTCCTTCAACAATGCCTTCCACGGCCGCACCATGGGCAGCTTGTCTGCCACCCACAACCCCAAGTACCAGGAGCCCTTTGCGCCCATGCTGCCCGGCTTCAAGCTCGGCGCCTTCAACGACGTCGCCGCCATCAACGAGACCGTCACCGAGAAGACCTGCGGTGTCATCGTCGAGCCCATTCAGGGTGAGGGTGGCGTCACGCCCGCGACGGATGAGTTCCTGATCGCTTTGGCCAAGCGCTGCCGCGAGGTTGGCGCCGTCCTCATCTACGATGAGATCCAGTGCGGCCTCTCCCGCACCGGCACCTTCTGGGCCCACACCCACCTCCCCAAGGAGGCCCACCCGGACATCATCACCACCGCCAAGGCCCTCGGCAACGGCTTCCCCATCGGCGCCACCATCGTCAACAGCAACGTCTCGGAGAAGATCAAGGTCGGCGACCACGGCACCACCTTTGGCGGCAACCCCCTCGCCTGCCGCCTGGCCCACAACATCGTCTCCCGCCTCGCCGACCCGGGTCTGCAAAAGGCTGTCGCCGCCAAGGCCGAGATCTTCAAGACCCGCTTCGACGCCCTGCGCGAGCGCTTCCCCGACCTGATCAAGGAGGTCCGCGGCCGCGGTCTCATCCTCGGTCTCCAGCTTACCCAGGACCCGACGCCTATCGTCAAGGCCGCCCGCGAGCGCGGTCTTCTCATCATCACTGCCGGTACCAACACTCTGCGTTTCGTGCCGCCATTGACCATCACCGAGAAGGAGATCCAGCAGGGTTTGGATATCGTTGAGGAGGCCATCTCCGTCACCCGCTCATGA
- a CDS encoding cutinase, whose amino-acid sequence MDRISQAEEHERWLQEIRGQSSDRHLRDVQEYLARDLIEALYDQAFDMVNDRCATNVTLVVDINGPGRIFPGQIFHGHIFHGLEEITDYFERNHGRLLIKMAIVDRFRVTCPLEFFSDRDEYGEAYKQRRLIIIDMNNDHKVIRIEMRPVGPKEAFDPDALIPRRGSTFDLKGSRHGKMESQGRLVPNDNLTQFWEVSNYFWHLQSRIFFPSISYHTTSILSQGQNCKSGVYTDSKDQQQLLVILPHTSVDGRTSVEVNLERWVSAKFPPREAGPILPDVPALAHPPRFAPPLLPPHLRLPGQELSILIMLFQFKSTTIGSTRRRLEAPAMSRHRYPCHHTAESDAVSSGHLTASSPSPSPDLRPVPLPVEGEHDKTSDRKKSRRSWQKSQTVKRKAIEIRRFSCLPTPVLPKRTSAVTLALGIDATFPALPSFTQGGMIRNLTGARMGQDEEKRRKNMGPEQSAVRDLPSTTAKLNGYFHFSLPQRVFHPAIRPIQPHQTTLNPTLLFRNSSPPSPTGNKRSDPASLLNQTSSTALFSPLRLREGSLERKARTPSFRGVHLFGSAQLGGLLLTIIIICRYQRTSQRFQKNQQSPSLAPPSSVGIRSIPREVPASDPPSLPHWDEVAVPEAVVLQECDSRVETRKISHCLRYKSAMVASYPLISFLTIPAHKMHSSTAAFLLALLGTASSSPLTIQPRQADFSGNQQDGLAAGCQSMIVIFARGTTEGGNVGTIAGPPFFQSLATQVGGSLAVQGVEYPADIPGFLAGGDANGSQMMATLTEQAITNCPNSAVIMSGYSQGGQLVHNGAAIMQPDMVAKVAGAVIFGDPLNGQAVQGVDAAKTKVICHNGDNICEGGNQIRRAHLTYGNDADEAATFAASMMPAAAAPAAA is encoded by the exons ATGGACCGCATATCTCAGGCAGAGGAACACGAGCGATGGCTCCAAGAGATAAGAGGACAGTCAAGCGATCGGCATCTCCGTGATGTGCAGGAGTACCTAGCACGTGATCTCATTGAGGCTCTGTACGATCAAGCCTTTGACATGGTCAATGATCGCTGCGCTACCAACGTCACGCTGGTCGTGGATATCAATGGCCCTGGTCGGATCTTCCCTGGTCAGATCTTCCATGGTCATATCTTCCATGGCCTAGAAGAGATCACAGACTACTTCGAGAGGAACCACGGCCGCTTGTTGATAAAGATGGCCATTGTCGATCGCTTCCGCGTTACCTGCCCCCTCGAGTTCTTTTCGGACCGCGACGAATATGGAGAAGCCTACAAGCAACGCAGATTGATCATCATAGACATGAACAACGATCACAAGGTCATTCGTATCGAGATGAGACCTGTTGGTCCTAAGGAGGCATTCGATCCGGATGCGCTGATTCCGCGACGTGGTTCAACGTTCGAT TTGAAGGGATCGAGACATGGGAAGATGGAATCCCAAGGCCGATTAGTTCCCAATGATAATCTCACGCAGTTTTGGGAAGTTTCAAACTACTTTTGGCATTTACAGTCTCGCATC TTCTTTCCAAGCATCTCATATCATACAACAAGTATACTGAGCCAAGGCCAAAACTGTAAGTCTGGGGTATACACTGACTCCAAGGACCAACAGCAGTTGCTGGTCATCTTGCCTCACACCTCGGTGGACGGCAGGACTAGT GTGGAGGTCAACCTTGAAAGATGGGTCTCGGCTAAATTCCCTCCCCGTGAGGCGGGCCCGATCTTGCCGGATGTCCCTGCGTTGGCGCATCCCCCACGTTTTGCCCCTCCACTCCTTCCACCTCACCTCAGGCTCCCAGGGCAG GAACTCTCCATCCTCATCATGCTTTTCCAATTCAAGTCAACGACAATCGGCAGCACCCGTCGACGCCTCGAGGCACCTGCCATGTCAAGACATCGATATCC GTGCCACCATACTGCCGAGAGTGATGCCGTGTCGTCGGGTCATCTCACCGCATCTTCCCCGAGCCCAAGTCCGGATCTTCGTCCAGTGCCTCTTCCGGTCGAGGGAGAGCATGATAAGACCAGCGACAGAAAAAAGTCGAGACGATCTTGGCAAAAGAGCCAGACGGTCAAACGGAAGGCCATCGAAATCCGACGGTTCAGCTGTCTCCCAACGCCAGTCTTACCTAAACGCACGTCAGCGGTCACCCTCGCCCTTGGTATCGATGCCACCTTTCCAGCCCTCCCTTCCTTCACTCAAGGAGGGATGATTCGCAACTTGACTGGAGCAAGAATGGGTCAAGACGAAGAAAAGCGGCGGAAAAACATGGGACCAGAACAAAGCGCTGTCAGAGACCTGCCATCTACTACAGCCAAGCTCAACGGATACTTCCACTTCAGTCTACCACAGCGAGTTTTCCATCCCGCCATTCGCCCTATCCAGCCCCACCAAACCACACTAAAC CCCACCCTGTTGTTTCGAAACTCGTCCCCTCCCTCCCCCACAGGCAACAAGAGATCGGACCCAGCTTCACTCTTGAATCAGACT TCGTCAACAGCACTTTTCAGCCCGCTCAGGCTGCGGGAAGGAAGTTTGGAACGCAAGGCACGCACACCAAGCTTTCGAGGGGTCCACCTGTTTGGCTCAGCTCAGCTTGGCGGACTACTCCTgaccatcatcatcatctgcCGGTACCAGCGTACCAGCCAACGATTTCAGAAGAATCAGCAGAGTCCGTCCCTGGCTCCCCCGTCTAGTGTCGGGATCAGGTCGATCCCACGTGAGGTCCCTGCCTCTGATCCGCCCTCTTTACCCCATTGGGATGAGGTTGCGGTACCTGAAGCCGTTGTGCTGCAGGAAT GCGACTCGAGAGTAGAAACAAGGAAGATCTCACACTGCCTCCGCTATAAGAGTGCAATGGTCGCCAGTTATCCCCTCATCTCAT TCCTTACAATACCAGCACACAAAATGCACAGCTCGACAGCAGCCTTCCTTCTCGCCCTGCTGGGCACGGCGAGTTCCTCCCCTCTCACGATCCAGCCCCGTCAGGCCGACTTCTCAGGGAATCAGCAAGATGGTCTCGCCGCCGGGTGCCAGTCCATGATCGTCATCTTTGCCCGCGGCACCACCGAGGGAGGCAACGTTGGAACCATTGCCGGCCCGCCCTTCTTCCAGTCCCTTGCGACTCAGGTCGGTGGCAGCCTTGCCGTCCAGGGTGTCGAGTATCCCGCCGATATCCCCGGTTTCTTGGCCGGAGGTGACGCCAACGGATCCCAAATGATGGCCACTCTTACTGAGCAAGCCATCACCAATTGCCCCAACTCGGCCGTCATCATGTCTGGATACTCCCAGGGTGGGCAGCTCGTCCACAACGGTGCTGCGATTATGCAGCCTGACATGGTAGCCAAGGTTGCTGGTGCCGTTATTTTCGGTGACCCGC TCAACGGACAAGCTGTCCAGGGAGTGGATGCCGCCAAGACCAAGGTCATCTGCCACAACGGCGACAACATCTGCGAGGGCGGCAATCAGATCCGCCGCGCTCACTTGACGTACGGCAATGACGCTGATGAGGCTGCCACCTTTGCTGCCTCGATGATGCCGGCTGCTGCGGCCCCTGCTGCGGCTTAA